The following coding sequences are from one Syngnathus acus chromosome 12, fSynAcu1.2, whole genome shotgun sequence window:
- the rbp4l gene encoding retinol binding protein 4, like, protein MASKKLAVLLVVLSCIESCLSTSCVVDSFSVKQDFDPKRYAGKWYALQKKDPEGLFLQDNISAEYTIDDDGSMTASSKGRVTLFGFWVVCADMAAQYSVPDPATPGKMFMNYQGLASYLSSGGDNYWVIDTDYDNYAITYACRTVKEDGSCDDGYSLVFSRNPRGLPPAIQRIVRQKQEDICMVGQFQPVLQSGAC, encoded by the exons ATGGCGTCCAAGAAGCTGGCCGTCCTGCTGGTTGTTCTGTCCTGCATTGAGAGTTGTCTGTCCACCTCATGCGTGGTGGACAGCTTTTCCGTCAAACAGGACTTTGATCCCAAGAGG TATGCCGGAAAGTGGTACGCTCTACAGAAGAAGGATCCAGAAGGCTTGTTCCTGCAGGACAACATCTCGGCCGAGTACACCATCGATGATGACGGAAGCATGACGGCGTCCTCCAAAGGACGTGTGACCCTTTTCGG CTTCTGGGTGGTATGCGCCGACATGGCCGCCCAGTACTCCGTCCCTGACCCCGCGACCCCCGGCAAGATGTTCATGAACTACCAGGGACTGGCCAGTTATCTGTCCAGTGGAG GTGACAACTACTGGGTGATCGACACCGACTACGACAACTACGCCATCACCTACGCCTGCCGCACCGTCAAGGAGGACGGTAGCTGCGATGACGGCTACTCCCTGGTCTTCTCCAGGAACCCCCGCGGCCTGCCCCCCGCCATCCAACGCATCGTGCGCCAGAAGCAGGAAGACATCTGCATGGTCGGACAGTTCCAGCCCGTGCTCCAGTCCGGAGCTTGCTAA